In Halococcus saccharolyticus DSM 5350, the following are encoded in one genomic region:
- a CDS encoding FAD-binding oxidoreductase, with translation MAVKRETLDETAVNEFGEGFRGEVINPAEVGYDDAREIWNAMIDREPALIARCAGTADVIAAVDFARENDLLVSVKGTGHNIAGNAVCDDGLMIDLSLLKSVHVDPAAQTARVEPGVVLNELDHETQAFGLATPVGYNSTTGIAGLTLGGGFGWLSRKYGMTVDNLRSADIVTADGKLCHANEDEHADLFWGIRGGGGNFGIVTSFEFDLHEVGPEVLSGLVAHPLEDAPDVLRAYREAAAAASDDVAVWFVLRHAPPLPVLPEEWHGEKVLVLAAFYAGGMAAGEEELAPFREIGDPIVDVVSPHQYAGWQQAFDALLPEGSRNYWKSHNFVEITDGMIETFVEYTESMPTALGEIAVAHLGGAINDVPVEATAYPHRDAEFLMNLHTRWEDPEMDEECIAWAHECHDAMAPHATGGVYVNFVPEDVGEERAAYRENYDRLAELKNEYDPENLFSMNQNIEPTV, from the coding sequence ATGGCAGTAAAACGAGAGACACTGGACGAAACGGCAGTGAACGAGTTCGGCGAGGGGTTTCGGGGCGAAGTCATCAACCCGGCGGAGGTGGGCTACGACGACGCCCGCGAGATCTGGAACGCGATGATCGACCGCGAACCCGCGCTCATCGCGCGGTGTGCCGGGACAGCGGACGTCATCGCAGCAGTGGACTTCGCCCGCGAGAACGACCTGCTCGTTTCCGTGAAGGGCACGGGCCACAACATCGCCGGCAACGCGGTCTGTGACGACGGCTTGATGATCGACTTATCACTACTAAAATCGGTCCACGTCGACCCTGCGGCGCAGACCGCACGGGTCGAGCCCGGCGTCGTCCTCAACGAGCTCGACCACGAGACCCAAGCGTTCGGTCTCGCCACGCCGGTGGGCTACAACTCGACGACGGGCATCGCCGGACTTACCCTCGGCGGCGGGTTCGGCTGGCTCTCGCGCAAGTACGGCATGACGGTCGACAACCTCCGTTCGGCGGATATCGTCACCGCCGACGGCAAACTCTGTCACGCCAACGAGGACGAGCACGCGGACCTCTTTTGGGGCATCCGCGGTGGCGGTGGCAACTTCGGTATCGTGACTTCCTTCGAGTTCGATCTCCACGAGGTCGGTCCCGAAGTGTTGTCGGGACTGGTGGCCCACCCACTCGAAGATGCGCCCGACGTCTTGCGAGCGTACCGCGAGGCTGCCGCCGCTGCATCGGACGACGTGGCGGTATGGTTCGTGCTCCGGCACGCTCCGCCGCTCCCGGTCCTCCCGGAAGAATGGCACGGAGAGAAGGTACTCGTCCTCGCGGCGTTTTACGCCGGGGGGATGGCGGCGGGCGAGGAGGAACTCGCGCCGTTCCGCGAGATCGGCGACCCCATCGTGGACGTCGTCTCGCCGCACCAGTACGCCGGATGGCAGCAGGCGTTCGACGCGCTGCTCCCCGAGGGCTCGCGCAACTACTGGAAGTCGCACAACTTCGTGGAGATCACTGACGGAATGATCGAGACCTTCGTCGAGTACACCGAATCGATGCCGACGGCGCTGGGCGAAATCGCCGTCGCCCACCTCGGTGGGGCCATCAACGACGTTCCGGTGGAGGCGACCGCCTACCCCCACCGCGACGCCGAGTTCCTGATGAACCTTCACACCCGGTGGGAGGACCCGGAGATGGACGAAGAGTGCATCGCGTGGGCGCACGAGTGCCACGACGCGATGGCACCGCACGCCACCGGTGGCGTCTACGTCAACTTCGTCCCCGAGGACGTGGGTGAAGAACGTGCGGCTTATCGCGAGAACTACGACCGACTGGCCGAACTCAAAAACGAGTACGACCCCGAGAACCTGTTCAGCATGAACCAGAACATCGAACCGACTGTTTGA
- a CDS encoding DUF4177 domain-containing protein — protein sequence MTQWEYETLRPPRGSTKKEATDPKTQLNELGGKGWELVSTVEYVGGGTKYFVFKRPIDGDTHEQ from the coding sequence ATGACCCAGTGGGAGTACGAAACGCTCCGCCCGCCGCGGGGTTCGACGAAGAAGGAGGCGACCGATCCGAAGACCCAGTTGAACGAGCTCGGTGGCAAGGGCTGGGAACTCGTCTCGACCGTCGAGTACGTCGGCGGCGGCACGAAATACTTCGTGTTCAAGCGGCCCATTGACGGAGACACTCATGAGCAGTAG
- a CDS encoding amidohydrolase family protein, translating into MWLVPEESMMLDIDFPSDEPRFIDTHAHQPTSEFLEDAGGEMMGDAAGKFGTDLETWGFDEMVEEYHEAGIRHAVLLGWDAETNTGNPPVTSEYVAEVRDEYPDFFTGFAGIDPLKDDCVESAERAIEDLDLSGFKFQQIAQGFDPSAPEHDPLWNTIEDLGVPVVFHGGNSTLGAGSPGGRGLRIEHGNPMLIDDVAARFPDLQILLAHPAFPWEKEQLAICQQKGNVYMDLSGWLPKYIDDQVLHYAGTVLKDKVMFGTDYPMIRPQTWLESFAEHTDYPEEVERKLLWENAEAFLGL; encoded by the coding sequence ATGTGGCTGGTCCCCGAGGAGTCGATGATGCTCGACATCGACTTCCCGTCCGACGAGCCACGTTTCATCGATACCCACGCCCACCAGCCGACGAGCGAGTTTCTGGAGGACGCCGGCGGCGAGATGATGGGCGACGCCGCGGGCAAATTCGGCACCGATCTCGAAACCTGGGGGTTCGACGAGATGGTCGAAGAGTACCACGAGGCCGGGATCCGTCACGCGGTCCTGCTCGGTTGGGACGCCGAGACCAACACCGGCAACCCGCCGGTCACGAGCGAGTACGTCGCCGAGGTGCGAGACGAGTACCCCGACTTCTTCACCGGGTTCGCGGGCATCGATCCTCTGAAGGACGACTGCGTGGAGTCGGCCGAACGCGCGATCGAGGACCTCGATCTCTCGGGGTTCAAGTTCCAGCAGATCGCCCAGGGGTTCGATCCGAGCGCACCCGAACACGACCCGCTCTGGAACACCATCGAGGATCTCGGCGTTCCGGTGGTGTTTCACGGCGGGAACTCCACCCTTGGGGCGGGCAGCCCCGGCGGACGCGGCCTCCGAATCGAACACGGCAACCCGATGCTGATCGACGACGTGGCCGCACGCTTTCCCGACCTCCAGATCCTCCTCGCCCATCCCGCCTTCCCGTGGGAGAAAGAACAGCTCGCGATCTGCCAGCAGAAGGGGAACGTCTACATGGATCTCTCGGGCTGGCTCCCGAAGTACATCGACGACCAGGTGCTCCACTACGCCGGCACCGTCCTCAAAGACAAGGTGATGTTCGGGACTGATTACCCGATGATCCGACCCCAAACGTGGCTCGAATCGTTCGCCGAGCACACCGACTACCCGGAAGAAGTCGAACGAAAACTGCTCTGGGAGAACGCCGAGGCGTTCCTCGGTCTCTGA
- a CDS encoding PUA domain-containing protein encodes MAEELARLRTIADYQFGRSAGDALFTGDPEVRHTATGRPEQVLAGGERLVTYGVDGRFTLGLAGGERLREAFEAPRARVVVGEESAPFVREGKNAFAKFVQTADPAVRPGDEICIVGPDDDLFGVGRAELAADAMADFETGMAVKTREGAD; translated from the coding sequence ATGGCCGAAGAACTCGCGCGACTGCGAACCATCGCGGACTACCAGTTCGGCCGTAGCGCCGGCGACGCGCTGTTCACCGGCGATCCTGAGGTTCGCCACACTGCGACCGGTCGCCCGGAACAGGTACTCGCCGGCGGTGAGCGCCTCGTGACCTACGGCGTCGACGGCCGGTTCACACTCGGTCTCGCCGGTGGTGAACGACTCCGCGAAGCGTTCGAAGCGCCGAGAGCCCGCGTCGTCGTCGGCGAGGAGAGCGCGCCGTTCGTCCGCGAGGGCAAGAACGCGTTCGCGAAGTTCGTTCAAACAGCCGATCCCGCCGTCCGTCCCGGCGATGAAATCTGCATCGTCGGCCCCGACGATGACCTGTTCGGCGTGGGGCGGGCAGAGCTCGCTGCCGACGCGATGGCCGACTTCGAGACCGGGATGGCGGTCAAGACCCGCGAGGGAGCCGACTGA